In one window of Deltaproteobacteria bacterium DNA:
- a CDS encoding phosphosulfolactate synthase yields MEHDTERCFGFLHINERGGKPRLIGVTEIRGPYYTPLGKRALLDILETMGAYVDIFKFSGGSFALMPESAVRELIDTCHSHDVLVSTGGFIEHVLTMGPEAVDGYLEECKRLGFDIVEVSSGFISVPDDDLVRLVEKVRNLDMLPKPEVGIQFGAGGASSAAELEAEGIFDPSRAIRQAKRYLEAGAHLVMIESEGITEQVKAWRTDVPSRFINELGLDKVMFEAADPEAFSWYVKSYGPEVNLFVDHSQIVQLECLRSGIWGTKSTWGRVVTYKGSGKAVRAEVSPVRHIATHSKARGAG; encoded by the coding sequence ATGGAGCACGATACCGAAAGGTGTTTCGGTTTTCTTCACATAAATGAGCGGGGCGGCAAGCCGCGCCTGATCGGCGTCACGGAGATTCGGGGACCGTACTACACCCCCCTGGGAAAGCGGGCGCTACTGGACATCCTCGAAACGATGGGGGCCTACGTCGACATCTTCAAATTCAGCGGGGGCTCCTTCGCCCTGATGCCGGAGAGCGCGGTGCGCGAGCTGATCGACACCTGTCATTCGCATGACGTCCTGGTGTCGACCGGGGGGTTCATCGAGCACGTCCTGACGATGGGGCCCGAAGCCGTGGACGGGTATCTCGAGGAGTGCAAACGACTGGGGTTCGACATCGTGGAAGTGTCCAGCGGGTTCATCTCGGTCCCCGACGACGACCTCGTCCGCCTCGTGGAGAAGGTACGGAACCTGGACATGCTCCCGAAGCCCGAGGTCGGCATACAGTTCGGCGCCGGAGGCGCCAGCTCAGCGGCGGAGCTCGAAGCCGAGGGGATTTTTGACCCGTCCCGCGCAATTCGCCAGGCGAAGCGGTACCTGGAGGCGGGAGCGCACCTCGTCATGATCGAATCGGAGGGGATCACGGAGCAGGTCAAGGCGTGGCGCACCGACGTGCCGTCCCGGTTCATCAACGAACTCGGGCTGGACAAGGTCATGTTCGAGGCGGCCGATCCGGAGGCGTTCTCCTGGTACGTGAAGTCGTACGGCCCGGAGGTCAACCTCTTCGTGGACCACTCCCAGATCGTCCAGCTCGAATGCCTGCGGTCGGGGATCTGGGGGACGAAGAGCACGTGGGGCCGCGTGGTGACCTACAAGGGAAGCGGGAAAGCCGTGCGCGCCGAGGTGTCCCCCGTACGGCACATCGCGACCCACTCGAAGGCCAGGGGCGCAGGATGA
- a CDS encoding PQQ-dependent sugar dehydrogenase produces MLLSAGTGGTAETHLGDIKLPPGFRIAPYAEVPNARSMTLGARGTLFVGTRQGEVYAVLPGGTVEGTHRVVTIARNLNSPNGVAFRGSALYVAEINRILRYDGIESRLSSPPAPVVVNESFPKDEHHGWKFIRFGPDGMLYIPVGAPCNICERADPRYAAILRMRPDGTGLEVFASGVRNTVGFDWKPDTGELWFTDNGRDRMGDDLPPDELNRAPRKGLHFGFPYVHGKNLPDPEFGARGKPVGFTPPEWELPAHVASLGMRFYTGRMFPPGYRGQVFIAEHGSWNRSKPIGYRVFLVRLEGNRAASHEVFADGWLQGSRAWGRPVDVQEMPDGSLLVSDDMAGMIYRISYEGKSSASGQRTGKNRRDA; encoded by the coding sequence ATGCTCCTGTCCGCAGGGACCGGAGGCACGGCGGAAACCCACCTCGGCGACATCAAGCTTCCCCCGGGATTCCGGATCGCCCCGTACGCCGAAGTCCCCAATGCCCGATCGATGACGCTCGGAGCGAGGGGGACGCTCTTCGTCGGCACCCGGCAGGGGGAGGTATACGCCGTCCTCCCGGGCGGAACGGTAGAAGGAACCCACCGGGTCGTCACGATCGCCCGGAACCTGAACAGTCCCAACGGCGTGGCGTTTCGCGGAAGTGCGCTCTACGTCGCCGAGATCAACCGGATCCTGCGGTACGACGGGATCGAATCGCGCCTATCCTCCCCTCCCGCCCCGGTCGTCGTCAACGAAAGCTTCCCGAAGGACGAACACCATGGCTGGAAGTTCATCCGCTTCGGTCCCGACGGGATGCTCTACATCCCGGTGGGGGCTCCGTGCAACATCTGCGAACGGGCCGACCCGCGCTATGCCGCGATCCTGCGGATGCGGCCCGACGGAACCGGGTTGGAGGTCTTCGCGTCGGGGGTGCGGAACACCGTCGGGTTCGACTGGAAGCCGGACACCGGGGAACTCTGGTTCACAGACAACGGCCGCGACCGGATGGGGGACGACCTCCCTCCGGACGAATTGAATCGTGCGCCGCGGAAAGGGCTCCATTTCGGTTTTCCCTACGTGCACGGGAAAAATCTTCCCGATCCGGAATTCGGCGCCAGGGGGAAGCCGGTCGGGTTCACGCCCCCGGAGTGGGAGTTGCCCGCCCACGTCGCTTCACTCGGCATGCGGTTCTACACGGGGAGGATGTTCCCTCCCGGATATCGGGGCCAGGTATTCATCGCCGAGCACGGCTCGTGGAACCGCTCGAAGCCGATCGGGTATCGTGTCTTCCTCGTCCGCCTGGAAGGGAACCGCGCCGCGAGCCATGAAGTGTTCGCGGACGGTTGGCTGCAGGGGAGCCGGGCCTGGGGCCGCCCGGTGGACGTGCAGGAGATGCCCGACGGATCCCTTCTTGTCTCCGACGACATGGCCGGGATGATCTACCGGATCTCCTACGAGGGAAAAAGCAGTGCCTCCGGCCAACGAACCGGGAAGAATAGGAGAGACGCGTGA
- a CDS encoding phosphatase PAP2 family protein, which translates to MVRKANGIMAMTLFLRIGLGLAVLLLPFGHRCIAADNGVISRGYEAVTTDLGNFYLDRSNLTKLGIGIAGAAVFANTGIDRYIRNKYQDSLRSHETDEATKIFNITGTALVLVTVPAYIGTYGAGLLLHNPTMKEWAQKSLRATIVGGPALVFLATAAGADRPTEGNSHWKPFQNIHGVSGHAYIGGIPFITAAKMSENPYQKAIFYGLSTFTGLSRINDDKHYFSQAALGWFLAYLSCDVVEKGNVRQEGRVDVQFAAVPKGIAVTFQKRY; encoded by the coding sequence ATGGTGCGGAAAGCGAACGGAATCATGGCGATGACCCTCTTCCTTCGAATCGGCCTAGGACTGGCCGTGTTGCTTCTCCCCTTCGGGCATCGATGCATCGCTGCCGATAACGGGGTGATTTCAAGGGGCTACGAAGCCGTAACAACGGACTTGGGGAATTTTTACCTGGATCGGTCGAACCTGACAAAGCTCGGGATCGGTATTGCCGGGGCCGCCGTGTTCGCCAACACGGGGATCGATCGGTATATCCGCAACAAGTACCAGGACAGCCTGCGAAGCCACGAAACGGACGAAGCGACGAAAATATTCAATATCACCGGTACCGCGCTCGTCCTCGTCACCGTACCGGCCTATATCGGCACCTACGGGGCCGGTTTGCTGCTTCATAATCCGACGATGAAGGAATGGGCCCAGAAATCGCTCCGGGCGACCATCGTGGGCGGACCCGCCCTCGTGTTCCTGGCGACGGCAGCCGGGGCAGACCGGCCGACCGAGGGGAATTCCCATTGGAAGCCGTTTCAGAATATTCATGGGGTCAGCGGTCACGCGTACATCGGCGGTATTCCTTTCATTACCGCCGCGAAAATGAGCGAAAACCCCTACCAGAAGGCGATCTTTTACGGGCTATCGACGTTTACGGGGCTCTCCCGGATCAACGACGACAAGCACTATTTTTCCCAGGCGGCCCTGGGGTGGTTCCTCGCTTATTTAAGCTGCGACGTCGTCGAGAAGGGAAACGTTCGGCAGGAAGGACGCGTGGACGTCCAGTTCGCGGCCGTCCCGAAAGGGATCGCGGTTACGTTTCAGAAGAGGTATTAA
- a CDS encoding OmpA family protein — CPGSTTQYTVTAMGDGGTRSASATVTVNPPPPPPPAPVRRVAPKVIDRLVLHVNFDFDKSDVRKEDVAELQQAIVFVKKYPGYEISIEGHTDSRGSDKYNRALSGRRAAAVKAYLLKHGMIDTHKDNIATKGYGESKPIANNSTEKGRFENRRVEILILEK, encoded by the coding sequence ATGCCCCGGCAGCACGACGCAATATACGGTCACCGCGATGGGCGATGGCGGCACCCGGTCGGCATCGGCGACGGTCACCGTGAATCCCCCGCCCCCGCCTCCGCCCGCACCTGTGCGGCGTGTCGCTCCCAAGGTAATTGACCGCCTCGTCCTTCATGTCAATTTCGACTTCGACAAGTCGGACGTCAGGAAAGAGGATGTTGCAGAACTTCAGCAGGCGATCGTTTTCGTCAAGAAGTATCCCGGCTATGAGATTTCCATCGAAGGCCATACGGATAGCCGCGGCAGCGATAAATACAACCGGGCCCTTTCCGGGCGGAGAGCCGCAGCGGTGAAAGCGTACCTCCTGAAGCACGGCATGATCGATACCCACAAGGATAATATAGCGACAAAAGGGTATGGGGAATCCAAACCGATAGCGAACAATTCGACGGAGAAAGGCCGGTTCGAAAACAGGAGGGTTGAGATTCTGATTCTCGAGAAATAG
- the rnd gene encoding ribonuclease D has translation MEKEPKGRVVTDPAEFRDLVAAMRTSGKVGFDTEFVGERTYFPRLCLIQLGTETMSVAVDPLAVGDLSPLDDLLFDASVLKLVHAGWQDLKIIHQRTGRVPAPVFDTQIAAALLGLPAQAAYASVVHEFLGVEVKKGHSYSDWAARPLSPSQLAYALDDVRYLPALHDRMVERLGREGRLSWIEPEIAALSSPASYETDPWLEYRRVKGWAALDRRRLAVLRALIAWREGEARRRDVPRRRVLADESALAIARSKPANEEALRRVRGLEWKTGGGSSTAVLEMVRDALALPEDQLPEPPPSRPRGNGDRSSVVALLGALVRSRSRVHRVAPEVLTNTDELERLAAGEREGIAVLSGWRLGLLGRELLALLEGRLSLVIHRGEVVVEERDVTAKR, from the coding sequence ATGGAGAAGGAACCGAAGGGGCGGGTCGTGACGGACCCGGCGGAGTTTCGCGACCTGGTCGCCGCGATGCGCACATCCGGAAAGGTCGGATTCGACACCGAGTTCGTGGGGGAACGGACCTACTTCCCCCGGCTCTGCCTGATCCAGCTCGGCACGGAGACGATGTCCGTCGCGGTGGACCCCCTCGCCGTCGGCGACCTGTCGCCGCTCGACGATCTGCTCTTCGACGCCTCGGTCCTCAAGCTGGTGCACGCCGGATGGCAGGATCTGAAGATCATCCACCAGCGGACCGGGCGGGTGCCCGCGCCGGTCTTCGACACGCAGATCGCCGCGGCGCTCCTCGGGCTTCCCGCCCAGGCGGCGTACGCGTCGGTGGTTCATGAGTTCCTGGGGGTCGAGGTGAAGAAGGGGCACTCCTACTCCGACTGGGCCGCCCGGCCCCTCTCCCCGTCGCAGCTCGCCTATGCCCTCGACGACGTCCGGTATCTTCCGGCGCTGCACGATCGGATGGTCGAACGGCTGGGACGGGAAGGGCGCCTCTCCTGGATCGAACCCGAAATCGCCGCATTGTCCTCGCCTGCCTCCTATGAGACGGATCCCTGGCTGGAGTACCGTCGCGTCAAGGGGTGGGCGGCCCTGGACCGTCGCCGCCTGGCGGTGCTCCGGGCCCTGATCGCGTGGCGGGAGGGGGAGGCGAGGCGACGGGACGTCCCCCGCCGCCGCGTGCTGGCCGACGAAAGCGCGCTGGCGATCGCACGCAGCAAGCCCGCGAACGAGGAGGCGCTGCGTCGCGTGCGCGGGCTGGAGTGGAAGACCGGGGGCGGGTCGTCGACGGCCGTCCTGGAGATGGTGCGGGACGCGCTTGCCTTGCCGGAGGATCAACTCCCGGAGCCCCCCCCTTCACGGCCCCGCGGCAACGGGGACCGCTCCTCCGTCGTGGCGCTCCTGGGCGCCCTCGTGCGGTCCCGGTCGCGAGTGCACCGGGTCGCGCCGGAGGTGCTGACCAATACCGACGAACTGGAGCGGCTGGCGGCCGGCGAGCGGGAAGGGATCGCGGTACTATCGGGGTGGCGGCTCGGTCTCCTGGGGAGGGAATTGCTGGCCCTGCTCGAGGGGCGGCTCTCCCTCGTGATCCATCGGGGAGAAGTGGTCGTCGAGGAGAGGGACGTCACGGCGAAGCGGTGA
- a CDS encoding C39 family peptidase — protein MGKYASLLVAVLLTGGVLFTQGGCAASAGIGAGAVQTSEAPARFPTVIAGVPFLPQEDDTCGPSSLAMVLGFLGKDVNTAEIVRETRTEGLKGTLITDLTGAARRRGFAAEITDLDLPRLRERISAGVPVILLVDLGIWSWSRPHYLVAYGWTPEGVVAHSGREQGKVIPFSTLDAQWAKMGRLAIIVGRKGAR, from the coding sequence ATGGGAAAATATGCGTCTCTCCTGGTCGCTGTCCTGCTGACGGGCGGCGTCCTCTTCACGCAGGGAGGATGCGCGGCGAGCGCGGGGATCGGCGCCGGAGCTGTCCAGACATCGGAAGCGCCGGCCCGGTTCCCCACGGTCATCGCAGGGGTCCCGTTCCTTCCCCAGGAAGACGATACCTGCGGCCCCTCCTCCCTCGCGATGGTCCTCGGGTTCCTTGGGAAGGATGTCAACACGGCGGAAATCGTCCGGGAGACCCGGACGGAGGGCCTGAAGGGAACGCTCATCACCGACCTGACCGGGGCCGCCCGACGGCGGGGGTTTGCGGCGGAGATCACGGACCTGGACCTCCCCCGGCTGCGGGAGCGGATTTCGGCGGGTGTCCCCGTGATCCTGCTGGTCGACCTCGGCATCTGGAGCTGGAGCCGTCCTCACTACCTGGTGGCGTACGGCTGGACCCCGGAAGGGGTGGTCGCGCATTCCGGACGCGAACAGGGGAAAGTGATCCCGTTCTCCACGCTGGATGCGCAGTGGGCGAAGATGGGGCGGCTGGCGATCATCGTTGGCCGGAAGGGAGCGCGGTGA
- a CDS encoding BON domain-containing protein, which produces MKPTFALFPVLAVALLLANAPAHASSKTDNRIEASAKKSYVFKTYLKGDDINIQSRDGVVTLTGSVHEESHKSLARETVAELPGVKKVDNQLEVKGDRPAVNSDLWLATKVKTTLLFHRNVNAVKTEVSVKDAVVTLRGDAASEAQKELTTEYAKDVEGVKDVRNEMTVLGASVKKHKTVGERIDDASITAQVKMTLLYHRSTSAVSTKVKTKNGVVTVSGNAGNAAEKDLVTKFASDVNGVKIVKNRMTVTGSR; this is translated from the coding sequence ATGAAACCGACATTTGCCTTGTTCCCTGTTCTGGCGGTCGCCCTGTTATTGGCCAATGCGCCCGCACATGCGTCGTCCAAGACGGATAACCGCATCGAAGCCTCTGCCAAGAAGTCGTACGTGTTCAAAACCTACCTCAAGGGGGATGACATTAACATCCAGTCCAGGGATGGCGTCGTCACCTTGACGGGGAGTGTCCATGAAGAATCCCACAAATCGTTGGCGCGGGAGACCGTGGCGGAACTGCCCGGAGTCAAGAAGGTGGACAATCAGTTGGAAGTGAAGGGTGACCGCCCCGCCGTAAACTCGGATTTATGGCTCGCCACGAAAGTGAAAACCACGCTCCTGTTCCATCGAAACGTGAACGCCGTCAAGACCGAGGTTTCCGTCAAGGATGCCGTTGTGACCCTGCGAGGCGACGCGGCCAGCGAGGCGCAGAAGGAACTGACGACCGAATACGCCAAGGATGTCGAAGGAGTCAAAGACGTAAGGAATGAGATGACCGTCCTCGGAGCCTCCGTAAAGAAACACAAGACCGTGGGCGAAAGGATCGACGACGCTTCCATCACCGCCCAGGTCAAGATGACATTGCTGTATCATCGCTCGACCAGTGCCGTCAGCACCAAGGTCAAGACGAAGAATGGAGTCGTTACCGTATCCGGCAACGCCGGGAACGCAGCCGAAAAGGACCTGGTCACCAAGTTCGCCAGCGACGTAAACGGAGTGAAAATCGTGAAGAACCGGATGACCGTTACCGGTTCCAGATAA
- a CDS encoding DUF3943 domain-containing protein, with product MSTSDAIPGVRHDNTRKRKGNGSRPGGAFRRTLLAGAIALVLLLPGEVFAAEPAPADTPVKAAVAAVDNVLITTPPPPPNVRPPVLAWGMGNGKSHFIPALEILGFEALLNVYGRIAYPDLVDAQYSEGHKVFSVTPSTAWRHLTRGPWGFDGDSFQVNQIQHPYQGAVYQGFARSAGLGFWESAAYTFLGSFVWEVAGETTKPSINDQVASGIGGSLLGEPLFRLSSLVLEDGGDNPGFWRELGAAVLSPPAAFNRHAFHDRFKGVFPSHSPATFTRVRLGATLTENASGSGADNNVTRTEGTLEYFLAYGLPGKDGYTYDRPFDYFDFQFTAVTSENVFENIMTRGLLYGKKYEAGDDYRGVWGLYGSFDYISPQVFRVSSTTLSLGTTGQWWLTRAVALQGSAFGGIGYGAGGTVNPTEFRDYHYGAAGHGLLAARLIFGDKAMFDLTAREYYISGMGSTQTDGSERIFRGNASFTVSVYKRHGLGIHYIMSTRDAFSPGIPGTHQTVGTWSIAYNYLGDSRFGAVEWRPAELEKR from the coding sequence ATGTCGACGTCGGATGCGATCCCCGGAGTCCGGCACGACAACACGCGGAAGCGGAAGGGGAACGGATCCAGGCCCGGCGGCGCGTTCCGACGGACGCTTCTTGCCGGAGCCATCGCATTGGTCCTCCTGTTGCCGGGCGAGGTCTTCGCCGCGGAGCCCGCCCCTGCCGATACACCTGTCAAGGCGGCGGTGGCGGCCGTCGACAATGTTCTGATCACGACGCCTCCCCCTCCCCCCAACGTGCGGCCGCCGGTCTTGGCCTGGGGGATGGGGAACGGAAAGAGCCACTTTATCCCGGCATTGGAGATCCTGGGCTTCGAGGCGCTCCTCAACGTGTACGGCCGGATCGCGTACCCCGACCTGGTGGACGCGCAATATTCGGAAGGGCATAAAGTCTTCAGTGTGACCCCGTCCACCGCCTGGAGACACCTCACCAGAGGCCCTTGGGGATTCGACGGCGATTCCTTCCAGGTGAACCAGATACAGCATCCGTACCAGGGGGCCGTCTATCAGGGATTCGCCCGGTCGGCCGGCCTCGGCTTCTGGGAATCGGCCGCCTATACCTTCCTGGGCAGCTTTGTCTGGGAAGTGGCCGGGGAGACCACGAAACCCTCGATCAACGACCAGGTAGCGAGCGGCATCGGCGGGAGTTTGCTCGGGGAGCCGCTCTTCCGGCTGTCGAGCCTGGTGCTCGAAGACGGCGGCGATAACCCCGGATTCTGGCGCGAGCTGGGCGCCGCGGTGCTCTCCCCCCCAGCCGCCTTCAACCGCCACGCGTTCCACGACCGGTTCAAAGGGGTGTTCCCGAGCCACAGTCCGGCCACCTTCACGCGCGTGCGGCTCGGCGCGACCCTGACCGAAAACGCGTCCGGCAGCGGCGCTGATAATAATGTCACCCGGACCGAGGGGACCCTGGAGTACTTCCTCGCCTACGGGCTCCCCGGGAAAGACGGTTACACCTACGATCGGCCTTTCGACTACTTCGACTTCCAATTCACCGCCGTCACCAGCGAGAACGTATTCGAAAACATCATGACCCGCGGCCTCCTCTACGGAAAGAAATACGAGGCGGGCGACGACTATCGCGGGGTGTGGGGCCTTTACGGGAGCTTCGATTACATCTCGCCGCAGGTCTTCCGCGTCTCCAGCACGACCCTTTCCCTCGGCACCACCGGTCAGTGGTGGCTCACGCGTGCGGTGGCGCTCCAAGGTTCGGCGTTCGGCGGAATCGGATACGGCGCGGGGGGCACCGTCAACCCCACTGAGTTTCGCGACTACCACTACGGCGCGGCAGGGCATGGGCTTCTCGCGGCCCGCCTGATCTTCGGCGACAAGGCCATGTTCGACTTGACGGCGCGCGAGTACTACATCAGCGGCATGGGTTCCACCCAGACGGATGGGTCGGAGCGCATCTTCCGCGGGAACGCGTCGTTCACCGTAAGCGTTTACAAACGCCACGGGCTCGGGATCCACTACATCATGTCGACCCGGGATGCGTTCTCTCCCGGTATTCCCGGAACGCACCAGACCGTTGGAACCTGGAGCATCGCCTACAACTACCTCGGCGACTCCCGGTTCGGCGCCGTCGAGTGGCGGCCTGCCGAACTCGAGAAGCGCTAA
- a CDS encoding PAS domain S-box protein: MNENDKNTLYRRIVETVGDAVIFADRDGIIRLWNRAAEGIFGYTEEEAVGQSLDLIIPERQRELHWKGYGKAMLNGVTKYGSEPLSVPAVTKDGERISIEFTINLLRDGDGKVLGPVAVVRDVTARWIREKEMRLRLAFLEAGQTTL, translated from the coding sequence ATGAACGAGAACGACAAGAACACACTTTACCGGCGAATCGTCGAGACAGTCGGCGACGCGGTCATCTTCGCGGATCGGGACGGAATCATCCGGCTCTGGAACCGGGCTGCTGAAGGGATCTTCGGCTACACGGAAGAGGAGGCTGTCGGGCAGTCCCTGGACCTGATCATCCCCGAGCGGCAGCGTGAGCTGCACTGGAAGGGATACGGGAAGGCGATGCTCAACGGCGTCACGAAGTACGGGTCCGAGCCCCTCTCGGTGCCGGCGGTGACGAAGGACGGGGAGCGGATCTCGATCGAGTTCACGATCAACCTGCTCCGGGACGGGGACGGGAAGGTGCTCGGCCCGGTGGCGGTGGTCCGCGACGTGACCGCGAGGTGGATCCGCGAGAAGGAGATGCGCCTGCGACTGGCGTTCCTCGAGGCCGGTCAGACGACGTTGTGA
- a CDS encoding MmgE/PrpD family protein: MTPYRGAAAWRLDEPRTQAERLGSFVSRANWGDISPAAREALKIRVLDSLGCAYGAIAGEPVRMLRKQVDEFGGKPLCTLIGGGRSAPDRAAFYNGALVRYLDYNDSYLAKGETCHPSDSLGTVLAAAEYAGIPGKEFLTALAVAYQVQCRLSDVAPVRARGFDHVTHGAIAAAAGTAKALRLDPPRIANAVAIAGTANNALRVTRTGELSHWKGLAAPNAGAAGLQAAFLAMRGVTGPREMFEGVKGWMHVVSGPFEIDWEGENLERVNRTILKKYNAEIHSQSAIEGMIGLMAEGGFTATGIERIRIDIFDVAHLIIGGGAEGDKTVVHTKEEADHSLPYIVAVAALDGEVTPAQYTPERIARDDVQRLLQRVEVVPDPAFSSRFPEEHACRLTVTLTDGRILVREMSDYEGFHTRPMSWEGAVRKFYAVAGERGPRERLDSVVKAVRHLEKISVRNLVMHLV; the protein is encoded by the coding sequence ATGACGCCGTATCGTGGCGCGGCCGCCTGGCGTCTCGACGAACCCCGGACGCAGGCGGAGAGATTGGGGTCGTTCGTGTCCCGGGCGAACTGGGGAGACATCTCCCCGGCCGCCCGGGAGGCGTTGAAGATCCGCGTCCTCGATTCCCTCGGCTGCGCGTACGGGGCGATCGCCGGGGAACCCGTGCGAATGCTGCGGAAACAGGTGGACGAGTTCGGGGGAAAGCCGTTGTGCACCCTGATCGGGGGCGGGCGATCCGCGCCGGACCGGGCCGCCTTCTACAACGGGGCGCTGGTTCGATACCTGGACTACAACGACAGCTACCTGGCGAAGGGAGAAACATGCCACCCCAGCGACAGCCTCGGGACGGTGCTGGCGGCGGCGGAATACGCCGGGATCCCGGGGAAGGAGTTCCTCACCGCCCTGGCGGTGGCGTACCAGGTCCAGTGCCGCCTCTCCGACGTGGCGCCGGTCCGGGCGCGCGGTTTCGACCACGTGACCCACGGGGCGATCGCCGCCGCCGCGGGTACGGCGAAAGCGCTGCGCCTCGATCCCCCACGGATCGCGAACGCCGTGGCCATCGCAGGCACGGCGAACAACGCGCTGCGGGTCACCCGCACGGGAGAATTGTCGCACTGGAAGGGGCTTGCCGCCCCGAACGCCGGGGCCGCCGGCCTGCAGGCCGCCTTCCTCGCCATGCGGGGCGTCACCGGCCCGCGAGAAATGTTCGAGGGCGTCAAGGGGTGGATGCACGTCGTTTCGGGCCCCTTCGAGATCGACTGGGAGGGGGAGAACCTGGAGCGCGTCAACCGGACCATCCTGAAAAAATACAACGCGGAAATCCATTCCCAGTCGGCCATCGAGGGAATGATCGGGTTGATGGCGGAGGGGGGCTTTACGGCCACCGGGATCGAACGGATCCGGATCGATATCTTCGACGTGGCCCACCTGATCATCGGGGGCGGCGCCGAAGGAGACAAGACGGTGGTCCACACGAAAGAGGAGGCGGACCACAGCCTGCCGTACATCGTCGCGGTGGCCGCCCTCGACGGGGAGGTGACGCCCGCCCAGTACACCCCGGAGCGGATCGCGCGGGATGACGTGCAACGGCTGTTGCAGCGGGTCGAGGTGGTCCCGGACCCGGCCTTCTCGAGCCGTTTCCCGGAAGAGCACGCCTGTCGGCTGACCGTGACCCTCACGGACGGACGGATCCTGGTCCGGGAGATGTCGGATTACGAGGGGTTCCATACGCGGCCGATGTCATGGGAAGGCGCCGTGAGGAAGTTCTACGCCGTGGCGGGCGAGCGCGGGCCCCGGGAGCGCCTGGACTCCGTCGTGAAGGCGGTGAGGCACCTGGAGAAGATCTCCGTGCGGAACCTGGTCATGCACCTGGTGTAG
- a CDS encoding tetratricopeptide repeat protein: MVEKVRLRSWRRMLPFLLVLLVAGGCSRIPRIIVLSDPLTAAEHVELGVAYERKGELDLARREYERALRKDRKFYQARVNLGNIFLAKKEYGKARVEYLLALELRSEDVEATNNLSWAAIFSGEGIDEALARMESVVSGPAGRRATLLDTLGVLRMRANRPGPAEEAFALADALCRQAGAVPREGLKDDAPCPEEVLREIEDHREELRRRFPPTSPIPAK; encoded by the coding sequence ATGGTGGAAAAAGTGCGTCTTCGGTCATGGCGGCGCATGCTGCCGTTCCTGCTCGTCCTCCTGGTGGCCGGCGGGTGCTCCCGCATTCCCAGGATCATCGTCCTTTCCGACCCGCTGACCGCCGCGGAGCATGTCGAACTCGGCGTCGCCTACGAGCGGAAGGGGGAGCTCGACCTTGCCCGGCGGGAATATGAAAGAGCCCTCCGGAAGGACAGGAAGTTCTACCAGGCCCGCGTCAATCTCGGCAACATTTTCCTGGCGAAGAAGGAGTACGGAAAGGCTCGCGTGGAGTACCTCCTGGCCCTGGAACTGCGGTCGGAGGACGTCGAGGCGACCAACAACCTCTCCTGGGCCGCCATCTTCTCCGGAGAGGGGATCGACGAGGCGCTGGCCCGGATGGAGTCGGTGGTCTCCGGACCCGCGGGCCGCCGTGCGACCCTTCTGGACACGTTGGGTGTTCTCCGGATGCGCGCAAATCGCCCCGGCCCGGCGGAGGAGGCCTTCGCCCTGGCCGACGCGCTGTGCCGTCAGGCCGGCGCCGTGCCGCGAGAGGGATTGAAAGACGACGCACCGTGCCCGGAAGAGGTGCTCCGGGAGATCGAGGATCACCGCGAGGAATTGCGGAGGCGATTCCCTCCCACGTCACCCATTCCGGCCAAGTAG